A region from the Salicibibacter cibarius genome encodes:
- a CDS encoding acyl-CoA dehydrogenase family protein, which yields MIKHCQVPKPEAVVQGMHDAHGLNFFETDPNMEFLLRYYVSEDEYEKVHPLLRDLGETAGNEVDKLAHDADRNPPELVSYNKKGEQVNHVKYHSSYLRLEEIGYGQFGLPAMSHRPGVMNWQTPFSRVLKYSFWYLFAQGEFSLCCPMSMTDSAATILEKFASDEIKEKYLPRLTSTDMDELWTAGQFMTEKQGGSDVGANTVTAKQVGNHWEITGDKWFCSNVSADIALVLARPEGAQQGSKGLAMFLVPKRLENGEHNDFRINRLKDKLGTKDMASGEVTFEGAVGYVVGSIENGFKQMMSMVNSSRLSNAVRSAALMRRSYLESIVASRGRLAFGQQLSQLPLMREGLFEMLLDTEAAASMIFFTANVFDKSDNGDEDAKKSLRILTPLLKGYICKRARYVTAEAMEIRGGNGYIEDWVNPRLVRDAHLGSIWEGTTNIVSLDVLRAIRKEDAGSTLFHHFEQRLSGLENAYTERAAKLIQKRTSVISGHMDKISQEQTRTHNVAARRFMEQMYHLIAASLLLEEAEHDINVNGNYRKLFLCLHYYHRYIKAADDLTLFDQSVSEWLDTVIDWEEIPTDIVDGLLQALEYTETRG from the coding sequence ATGATAAAACATTGTCAAGTCCCAAAACCGGAAGCAGTCGTTCAGGGTATGCATGATGCACATGGGCTCAACTTTTTTGAAACAGACCCAAATATGGAATTTTTACTTCGCTACTACGTATCGGAAGATGAATATGAAAAAGTACACCCGCTTTTGAGAGATTTGGGGGAGACAGCGGGCAATGAAGTGGATAAACTGGCACACGATGCGGATCGCAATCCTCCTGAATTGGTTTCTTATAATAAAAAAGGGGAACAAGTAAACCATGTAAAGTATCACTCTTCATATCTTAGGTTGGAAGAGATCGGATATGGCCAATTTGGACTTCCAGCAATGTCCCATCGCCCAGGTGTGATGAATTGGCAGACTCCTTTTTCCAGAGTTTTAAAATACTCATTTTGGTACTTATTTGCCCAAGGTGAATTTAGCCTATGTTGTCCAATGAGTATGACGGACTCGGCAGCAACTATTCTTGAAAAGTTTGCAAGCGATGAAATAAAAGAAAAATACTTACCTCGATTGACAAGCACCGATATGGATGAGCTTTGGACAGCCGGCCAATTTATGACAGAAAAACAGGGCGGATCCGATGTTGGCGCCAATACAGTGACAGCGAAGCAAGTTGGCAATCACTGGGAGATAACGGGAGATAAGTGGTTTTGTTCCAACGTGTCAGCTGACATAGCGCTAGTTCTCGCCCGTCCCGAGGGAGCGCAACAAGGATCAAAAGGTCTTGCAATGTTTTTGGTCCCTAAAAGATTAGAAAATGGTGAGCACAATGACTTTCGCATCAATCGATTAAAAGATAAGCTCGGAACAAAAGACATGGCTTCAGGGGAGGTCACCTTTGAAGGAGCCGTTGGATATGTCGTTGGAAGCATAGAAAATGGCTTTAAGCAGATGATGTCCATGGTTAATTCATCACGCCTTTCCAATGCCGTTCGATCAGCAGCATTGATGAGACGCAGCTATTTGGAATCGATTGTGGCATCAAGAGGAAGACTGGCTTTCGGTCAACAACTCAGTCAGCTGCCTTTGATGCGGGAAGGTCTTTTCGAAATGCTTCTCGATACAGAAGCAGCCGCATCCATGATTTTTTTTACAGCGAATGTGTTTGATAAGTCGGATAATGGTGATGAAGATGCCAAAAAATCATTGCGCATTCTAACGCCTTTACTGAAAGGTTATATTTGTAAGCGTGCTCGTTATGTTACTGCCGAGGCCATGGAAATTCGGGGCGGGAATGGATATATTGAAGATTGGGTAAACCCGAGACTCGTGCGCGATGCCCATTTGGGTTCCATCTGGGAAGGAACGACAAATATTGTTTCCCTTGATGTATTAAGGGCGATTCGCAAGGAAGATGCAGGCAGTACATTATTTCATCATTTTGAACAGCGGCTTTCAGGGTTGGAGAATGCTTATACTGAACGCGCGGCAAAGCTCATCCAGAAACGTACAAGTGTTATTTCCGGGCACATGGACAAAATCTCGCAAGAACAAACACGTACACATAATGTAGCGGCCAGGCGCTTTATGGAGCAAATGTATCATCTTATTGCTGCAAGTTTATTGCTGGAAGAAGCAGAGCACGATATAAACGTTAATGGTAATTACCGTAAGCTATTTCTGTGCCTTCATTATTATCATCGCTATATCAAAGCTGCAGACGATCTCACCTTGTTTGATCAGTCGGTAAGTGAATGGCTGGACACAGTCATTGATTGGGAGGAGATTCCCACGGACATCGTTGATGGATTGTTGCAAGCACTTGAGTATACCGAAACAAGGGGATGA
- a CDS encoding MFS transporter, whose amino-acid sequence MIIIPKWYFGWNIVGAAAVITLLTVGMRMGVGPFVLPIMEDLNFTRTELSTIIAVGMIVYGIGMPIAGYLVEKYSTNMVLILGIIIVTISCVWTVLAQHPLNFFMAFGVFLSFGLAFTSPVALTPIISRWFTKLRGRALFYLSTGSMAGIAIMTPVFSFLIERFGWQATILLFGAAFLIIIVPTTIFIIRDHPPESASLPDVKQNAPQDPSPALTWKKAIATPPFWLIAFGLFTCGFSMNLLGTHGVPMLQDHGFAPITASFAIGLIGIVAIPSTLFLGVLSDKVQRKHLLALIYFVRGLGMVALVIVTVTWQLYLVAAIAGIVWAGSIALSSAILSDVYGVRLVGLLYGWTYFGHQIGAMLSSWLGGWGYDTYGTHLVSFGVTGILLVAASIVSLYLSNTFKRK is encoded by the coding sequence ATGATTATAATTCCAAAATGGTATTTTGGATGGAACATTGTAGGGGCTGCTGCCGTCATTACGTTGTTGACAGTTGGCATGCGAATGGGTGTTGGCCCATTTGTTCTGCCTATTATGGAAGATTTAAATTTCACCCGTACCGAGTTGTCAACGATCATCGCGGTGGGAATGATTGTGTATGGCATCGGTATGCCAATCGCGGGTTATCTGGTAGAAAAATATAGCACAAATATGGTGCTTATTTTAGGGATTATAATCGTCACCATTTCTTGTGTATGGACCGTCCTGGCGCAACATCCGTTAAACTTTTTCATGGCATTCGGTGTCTTTTTATCATTCGGGCTTGCTTTTACGAGCCCGGTGGCACTTACACCGATCATTAGCCGCTGGTTTACGAAGCTTCGAGGCAGAGCGTTGTTTTATTTATCTACTGGCTCCATGGCCGGCATCGCCATCATGACTCCGGTGTTCTCATTTTTAATTGAACGGTTTGGGTGGCAGGCAACCATCTTATTGTTTGGCGCAGCTTTTCTTATTATCATCGTTCCGACCACCATATTCATTATCCGAGACCATCCGCCGGAAAGTGCGTCACTCCCGGATGTAAAACAAAATGCCCCGCAAGATCCAAGCCCTGCACTGACTTGGAAAAAAGCGATAGCTACACCCCCATTTTGGCTTATCGCATTTGGTTTATTTACATGCGGGTTTAGCATGAATCTCTTGGGCACTCATGGTGTGCCGATGCTGCAGGATCATGGATTTGCACCGATCACTGCTTCATTTGCGATTGGTTTAATCGGTATTGTCGCTATCCCGAGTACGCTGTTTTTAGGTGTTCTTTCAGACAAAGTGCAACGTAAGCACTTGCTCGCCTTAATTTATTTTGTTAGGGGTTTGGGAATGGTCGCGCTGGTTATCGTTACGGTCACTTGGCAGCTATATTTGGTGGCAGCCATAGCCGGCATCGTTTGGGCAGGCAGCATTGCCCTTTCTTCCGCGATATTGTCGGATGTATATGGGGTGAGACTTGTCGGATTGTTATATGGCTGGACATACTTCGGCCACCAAATTGGAGCGATGTTAAGTTCCTGGCTCGGGGGGTGGGGATATGATACCTACGGCACGCATCTGGTGTCTTTTGGAGTCACGGGCATTTTATTAGTAGCCGCGAGTATCGTTTCCTTATATTTAAGCAATACATTTAAACGAAAATAG